One region of Streptomyces leeuwenhoekii genomic DNA includes:
- a CDS encoding alkaline phosphatase family protein: MSHPSPSAAHDRGRPAPVPAGPAAWDTDPEPLAIASAPVPEYGSGSLADLLPTLAAGMGVPGLTAAIPELTPADRNCVFLIDGLGWEQLKAHPEDAPFLTSLLATSRGGTGRPLTAGYPATTATSLASVGTGLPPGAHGMPGYTVRNPETGELMNQLRWKPWTDPHLWQPRPTVFRLAQEAGVHAAQVSSPTFADTPLTKVALSGGTFHGRLSGEERMDLAAEQLAAGDRSLVYTYYAEVDGAGHRFGVDSDAWRGQLGHVDRLVQRLAEQLPPRSALYVTADHGMIDVPFDEEHRIDFDEDWELRAGVALLGGEGRARHVYALPGARNDVLTCWREVLGDRFWVASRDEAIAAGWFGPQVDARVYDRIGDVIAAAYDDVLLIASEREPNESAMAGNHGSMTPAEQLVPLLEVRT, from the coding sequence ATGTCGCACCCGTCCCCCTCCGCCGCCCACGACCGAGGACGCCCCGCGCCCGTGCCCGCCGGCCCCGCCGCCTGGGACACCGACCCGGAACCGCTGGCCATCGCCTCGGCCCCCGTCCCCGAGTACGGCAGCGGCTCCCTCGCCGACCTGCTGCCCACGCTCGCCGCGGGGATGGGCGTCCCCGGCCTGACCGCCGCGATCCCGGAGCTGACCCCCGCCGACCGCAACTGCGTGTTCCTGATCGACGGCCTGGGCTGGGAGCAGCTCAAGGCGCACCCGGAGGACGCCCCCTTCCTGACCTCCCTGCTGGCCACCTCGCGAGGCGGCACGGGACGCCCCCTCACCGCCGGCTACCCGGCGACCACCGCGACCTCGCTCGCCTCGGTCGGCACCGGTCTGCCCCCCGGCGCCCACGGCATGCCCGGCTACACCGTGCGCAATCCCGAGACCGGCGAACTGATGAACCAGCTCCGCTGGAAGCCGTGGACGGACCCGCACCTATGGCAGCCCCGCCCCACGGTCTTCCGGCTCGCGCAGGAGGCGGGGGTGCACGCCGCCCAGGTGTCCTCGCCCACCTTCGCCGACACCCCCCTGACCAAGGTCGCGCTCAGCGGCGGCACGTTCCACGGACGGCTCTCCGGCGAGGAGCGCATGGACCTGGCGGCCGAGCAACTGGCCGCCGGCGACCGCTCCCTGGTCTACACGTACTACGCCGAGGTGGACGGCGCCGGCCACCGCTTCGGCGTGGACTCCGACGCCTGGCGCGGCCAGCTCGGCCATGTCGACCGGCTGGTCCAGCGCCTGGCCGAGCAGTTGCCGCCGCGCAGCGCGCTCTACGTCACCGCCGACCACGGCATGATCGACGTGCCCTTCGACGAGGAGCACCGGATCGACTTCGACGAGGACTGGGAGCTGCGCGCCGGTGTCGCCCTGCTCGGCGGTGAGGGCCGCGCCCGCCACGTCTACGCCCTCCCCGGCGCCCGGAACGACGTCCTGACCTGCTGGCGGGAGGTCCTCGGCGACCGGTTCTGGGTGGCCTCCCGGGACGAGGCGATCGCGGCCGGCTGGTTCGGCCCGCAGGTCGACGCGCGGGTCTACGACCGTATCGGCGACGTGATCGCCGCCGCGTACGACGACGTCCTGCTCATCGCCTCCGAGCGGGAGCCGAACGAGTCGGCGATGGCCGGCAACCACGGCTCGATGACCCCCGCCGAGCAACTGGTCCCCCTGCTCGAAGTGCGCACCTGA
- a CDS encoding thymidine kinase, which produces MPELVFFSGTMDCGKSTLALQIEHNRSARGLVGMIFTRNDRAGEGKLSSRLGLVTDAVEATDGMDLYAHLVDHLSHGGRADYVIADEAQFLAPEQIDQLARVVDDLGIDVYAFGITTDFRSKLFPGSQRLVELADRVEVLQVEALCWCGARATHNARTVGGVMVVEGAQVVVGDVNQSADEVGYEVLCRRHHRRRMTAATAHAAALSPDVLPVSPA; this is translated from the coding sequence ATGCCCGAGCTGGTGTTCTTCTCCGGAACGATGGACTGCGGGAAGTCGACGCTGGCTCTCCAGATCGAGCACAACCGCTCGGCGCGCGGCCTTGTCGGGATGATCTTCACGCGCAACGACCGGGCCGGCGAAGGCAAGCTCTCCTCCCGCCTCGGCCTGGTCACGGACGCGGTCGAGGCCACGGACGGCATGGACCTGTACGCCCATCTCGTCGACCACCTCTCGCACGGCGGCCGCGCGGACTACGTGATCGCCGACGAGGCCCAGTTCCTGGCCCCCGAGCAGATCGACCAGCTCGCGCGCGTCGTCGACGACCTGGGCATCGACGTCTACGCCTTCGGCATCACCACCGACTTCCGCTCCAAGCTCTTCCCCGGCTCACAGCGGCTGGTGGAACTCGCCGACCGGGTCGAGGTGCTCCAGGTCGAGGCCCTGTGCTGGTGCGGTGCGCGCGCCACCCACAACGCCCGCACCGTCGGCGGCGTGATGGTCGTCGAGGGCGCCCAGGTCGTCGTCGGCGACGTCAACCAGTCCGCCGACGAGGTCGGCTACGAGGTGCTGTGCCGCCGCCACCACCGCCGCCGGATGACGGCCGCCACGGCCCACGCGGCGGCGCTGTCACCGGACGTGCTGCCGGTGTCACCCGCCTGA
- a CDS encoding GntR family transcriptional regulator, giving the protein MRVPAHSVCTAIRDDIVAGVHERGSRLTEELLARRYGVSRVPVREALRTLEAEGFVVTRRHAGACVAEPTEREAADLLEIRLLLEPLGAARAAQRRTEAHLKVLRGLVRLGQERARRGTSEDLRSLGGWFHETLTQASGSPPLIATLTQLRHKIAWMYVVDAPSGPVELWAEHGAIVDAVARGDSERARALTAQHTERSAAAHRLRLPAAGVRTESVRTSQHRVNTASPQN; this is encoded by the coding sequence ATGCGTGTTCCGGCGCATTCGGTATGCACGGCGATCCGGGACGACATCGTCGCCGGCGTCCACGAGCGCGGCAGCCGGCTCACCGAGGAACTCCTCGCCCGCCGCTACGGCGTCTCCCGGGTCCCCGTCCGCGAGGCGCTGCGCACCCTGGAGGCCGAGGGATTCGTGGTGACCCGGCGGCACGCGGGCGCGTGCGTCGCCGAACCGACCGAGCGCGAGGCCGCCGATCTGCTGGAGATCCGCCTGCTGCTGGAACCGCTCGGCGCCGCCCGGGCCGCCCAGCGCCGCACCGAGGCGCACCTGAAGGTGCTGCGGGGCCTGGTGCGGCTGGGCCAGGAGCGCGCCAGACGAGGCACCAGCGAGGACCTGCGCTCCCTGGGCGGCTGGTTCCACGAGACGCTCACCCAGGCTTCCGGCAGTCCTCCGCTGATCGCGACGCTGACCCAGCTACGCCACAAGATCGCCTGGATGTACGTCGTGGACGCGCCGTCCGGCCCGGTGGAGCTGTGGGCCGAGCACGGCGCCATCGTGGACGCGGTGGCCCGCGGCGACAGCGAGCGCGCGCGGGCGCTCACGGCGCAGCACACCGAGCGGTCGGCGGCCGCCCACCGGCTGCGCCTGCCCGCGGCGGGCGTGCGGACGGAGTCTGTGAGGACCTCGCAACATCGCGTAAACACGGCGAGCCCACAGAATTAA
- a CDS encoding bifunctional GNAT family N-acetyltransferase/acetate--CoA ligase family protein translates to MQTSSDRHEYPAHWEADVVLRDGGTARVRPITVDDAERLVSFYEQVSDESKYYRFFAPYPRLSAKDVHRFTHHDFVDRVGLAATVGGEFIATVRYDRIGADGTPASAPADEAEVAFLVQDAHQGRGVASALLEHIAAVARERGIRRFAAEVLPANTKMIKVFTDAGYTQKRSFEDGVVRLELDLEPTDRSLAVQYAREQRAEARSVRRLLAPGSVAVVGAGRTAKGVGRSILGNIRDAGFTGRLHAVNKALPEGQGDLDGVPAHRSVREIDGPVDLAVLAVPAEQVPEAVADCGEHGVQGLVVVSAGYAESGPEGRERQRALVRQARAYGMRIIGPNAFGVINTSAGVRLNASLAPEPPRPGRIGLFAQSGAIGIALLSRLHRRGGGVTGVTGVSTFVSSGNRADVSGNDLLQYWYDDPDTDVVLMYLESIGNPRKFTRLARRTAAAKPLVVVQGARHRAAAPQGHAVRATRLPHATVSALLRQAGVIRVDTITELVDAGLLLARQPLPAGPRVAILGNSESLGLLTYDACLAEGLRPHPPLDLTTAASARDFHAALSRALADDTCDAVVVTAIPTVGEGSAGDAALAEALRSASARTPAKPVLVVHVELGGLAQALSAAASTAPQTGPAAPADPGAPSDAAVPAPPAERTPAAEPPEGAHLIPAYPAAERAVRALAEAVRYAQWRRDAADPGKVPEYEDIDEKGAADLIDRLLARGRGLTLGTEETCDLLGRYGIHVHRALPAPTPDAAVAAARGLGYPVALKATAPHLRHRADLGGVRLDLADEDQLRRAYDELTELFGTPQELRPVVQGMAPRGVDTVVRAVIDPAAGAVLSFGLAGAATQLLGDTAHRLIPVTEREATSLVRSIRTAPLLFGWRGSAPADTPALEELLLRVSRLVDDHPEVVAVTLEPVVVAPRGLSVLGASVRLAPPPARDDLGPRTLPAY, encoded by the coding sequence ATGCAGACCTCGTCGGACCGGCACGAGTATCCCGCCCACTGGGAGGCCGACGTGGTGCTGCGCGACGGCGGCACCGCGCGCGTCCGCCCCATCACCGTCGATGACGCAGAGCGCCTGGTCAGCTTCTACGAGCAGGTCTCGGACGAGTCGAAGTACTACCGCTTCTTCGCGCCCTACCCCCGCCTGTCCGCCAAGGACGTCCACCGCTTCACGCACCACGACTTCGTGGACCGGGTGGGACTCGCGGCCACGGTGGGCGGCGAGTTCATCGCCACCGTACGCTACGACCGCATCGGCGCCGACGGAACGCCCGCCTCCGCCCCGGCCGACGAGGCCGAGGTCGCCTTTCTCGTGCAGGACGCCCACCAGGGCCGCGGCGTCGCCTCCGCCCTGCTGGAGCACATAGCCGCCGTCGCGCGGGAGCGCGGCATCCGCCGCTTCGCCGCCGAGGTGCTGCCCGCCAACACCAAGATGATCAAGGTGTTCACGGACGCCGGCTACACCCAGAAGCGCAGCTTCGAGGACGGCGTCGTCCGCCTGGAGCTCGACCTCGAACCCACCGACCGCTCGCTCGCCGTGCAGTACGCGCGCGAACAGCGCGCCGAGGCCCGCTCGGTGCGGCGGCTGCTCGCGCCCGGCTCCGTCGCCGTCGTCGGCGCCGGCCGCACCGCCAAGGGCGTCGGCCGCAGCATCCTGGGCAACATCCGCGACGCCGGTTTCACCGGCCGCCTCCACGCCGTGAACAAGGCGCTCCCCGAGGGACAGGGGGACCTCGACGGGGTGCCCGCCCACCGCTCGGTGCGGGAGATCGACGGGCCCGTCGACCTCGCGGTTCTCGCCGTCCCCGCCGAGCAGGTCCCCGAGGCCGTCGCCGACTGCGGCGAGCACGGCGTGCAGGGCCTGGTCGTGGTCTCCGCCGGATACGCCGAGAGCGGCCCCGAGGGACGCGAGCGCCAGCGCGCCCTGGTGCGGCAGGCCCGTGCGTACGGCATGCGCATCATCGGGCCCAACGCCTTCGGGGTCATCAACACCTCCGCCGGGGTACGGCTCAACGCCTCCCTCGCCCCCGAGCCGCCCCGCCCCGGCCGCATCGGGCTGTTCGCGCAGTCCGGCGCGATCGGCATCGCCCTGCTGTCCCGGCTGCACCGGCGCGGCGGCGGGGTCACCGGCGTCACCGGCGTGTCGACCTTCGTCTCCTCCGGCAACCGCGCCGACGTCTCGGGCAACGACCTCCTCCAGTACTGGTACGACGACCCGGACACCGACGTCGTCCTGATGTATCTGGAGTCCATCGGCAACCCGCGCAAGTTCACGCGCCTGGCCCGGCGCACGGCCGCGGCCAAGCCCCTGGTCGTCGTCCAGGGCGCCCGCCACCGGGCCGCGGCGCCCCAGGGGCACGCCGTACGCGCCACCCGGCTGCCCCACGCGACCGTGTCCGCGCTGCTCCGGCAGGCCGGGGTGATCCGCGTCGACACCATCACCGAGCTGGTCGACGCGGGCCTGCTGCTCGCCCGGCAGCCACTGCCGGCCGGGCCCCGTGTGGCGATCCTCGGCAACTCCGAGTCGCTGGGCCTGCTGACCTACGACGCGTGCCTCGCCGAGGGGCTGCGCCCGCACCCGCCGCTGGACCTCACCACGGCGGCCTCGGCCCGGGACTTCCACGCGGCGCTGTCCCGCGCGCTGGCGGACGACACCTGCGACGCCGTCGTCGTGACGGCGATACCGACGGTGGGGGAGGGATCGGCCGGCGACGCGGCGCTCGCCGAGGCCCTGAGGTCCGCCTCGGCCCGCACCCCCGCCAAGCCCGTCCTCGTCGTGCACGTGGAACTCGGCGGGCTCGCCCAGGCCCTGTCCGCGGCGGCGAGCACGGCCCCGCAGACCGGCCCCGCCGCCCCCGCCGACCCCGGCGCACCCTCCGATGCCGCCGTCCCGGCGCCCCCCGCCGAGCGGACCCCCGCCGCCGAGCCCCCCGAGGGCGCCCACCTGATCCCCGCCTACCCCGCCGCCGAACGGGCCGTGCGCGCCCTCGCCGAAGCCGTCCGGTACGCCCAGTGGCGCCGGGACGCCGCCGACCCCGGCAAGGTGCCCGAGTACGAGGACATCGACGAGAAGGGCGCCGCCGACCTGATCGACCGGCTGCTCGCCCGGGGCCGAGGTCTCACGCTCGGCACGGAGGAGACCTGCGACCTCCTCGGCAGGTACGGCATCCACGTCCACCGCGCCCTGCCCGCGCCCACCCCCGACGCCGCCGTGGCCGCCGCGCGCGGCCTCGGCTACCCCGTGGCCCTCAAGGCCACCGCCCCGCACCTGCGGCACCGCGCCGACCTGGGCGGCGTCCGCCTCGACCTCGCGGACGAGGACCAACTGCGGCGGGCGTACGACGAGTTGACCGAGCTGTTCGGCACCCCGCAGGAGCTGCGCCCGGTGGTGCAGGGCATGGCCCCGCGCGGGGTCGACACCGTCGTCCGGGCCGTCATCGACCCGGCGGCCGGAGCGGTGCTCTCCTTCGGGCTCGCCGGCGCCGCCACCCAGTTGCTCGGCGACACCGCGCACCGGCTGATCCCGGTCACCGAGCGCGAGGCGACCTCCCTGGTGCGCTCGATCCGCACGGCCCCGCTGCTGTTCGGCTGGCGCGGCTCGGCCCCGGCCGACACCCCCGCCCTGGAGGAGCTGCTGCTGCGCGTGTCGCGGCTCGTCGACGACCACCCCGAGGTCGTCGCGGTCACCCTGGAACCCGTCGTCGTCGCCCCCCGCGGTCTGAGCGTGCTCGGCGCCTCCGTCCGCCTCGCGCCCCCGCCCGCCCGGGACGACCTCGGCCCCCGGACGCTGCCCGCCTACTGA
- a CDS encoding HPr family phosphocarrier protein, producing MAERRVNVGWAEGLHARPASIFVRAATATGVPVTIAKADGNPVNAASMLAVLGLGAQGGEEIVLASDAEGADAALDRLAKLVAEGLEELPETV from the coding sequence ATGGCTGAGCGCCGCGTCAACGTCGGCTGGGCCGAGGGTCTCCACGCCCGCCCCGCCTCCATCTTCGTCCGAGCCGCCACGGCCACAGGCGTCCCGGTGACGATCGCCAAGGCCGACGGCAACCCCGTCAACGCGGCCTCCATGCTGGCCGTGCTCGGTCTGGGCGCGCAGGGCGGCGAGGAGATCGTCCTGGCGTCCGACGCCGAGGGTGCGGATGCCGCCCTGGACCGTCTGGCGAAGCTGGTCGCGGAGGGGCTGGAGGAGCTCCCCGAGACCGTCTGA
- a CDS encoding VOC family protein, with amino-acid sequence MTEARGSAGPNGGRNSRRAPGTPCWVSLMAHGPAAAQEFYAALFGWEFRPGPQQLGPYVRALLDGREVAGIGQLPPDRHLPVAWTPYLASDDVDRTAETVRHRGGTIGVGPLDAAEAGRLAIGSDPSGAVFGVWQAAAHLGTAVTGVPGAPAWNELMTFESASVAKFYESVFGYRQEAEVSADFDYVTLHSDGRPVAGIHGVGGALPRDRGPHWVTYFEVADLAEALERLADLGGHVLRPARDGVRGHTAMVADPEGARFSLLQSAR; translated from the coding sequence ATGACCGAGGCACGGGGATCGGCCGGCCCGAACGGCGGGAGGAACTCCCGGCGCGCACCCGGCACGCCCTGCTGGGTGAGCCTGATGGCGCACGGGCCGGCCGCGGCCCAGGAGTTCTACGCGGCGCTGTTCGGCTGGGAGTTCCGGCCGGGGCCTCAGCAGCTCGGCCCTTATGTGCGGGCATTGCTCGACGGACGGGAGGTGGCGGGCATCGGCCAACTGCCCCCGGACCGGCACCTGCCCGTCGCGTGGACGCCCTATCTCGCCTCCGACGACGTGGACCGGACGGCGGAAACGGTACGCCACCGCGGTGGCACGATCGGGGTCGGTCCGCTGGACGCGGCCGAGGCCGGGCGGCTGGCGATCGGCTCCGATCCCTCGGGCGCCGTCTTCGGCGTCTGGCAGGCCGCGGCCCACCTGGGCACCGCCGTCACGGGCGTGCCGGGCGCGCCCGCCTGGAACGAGCTGATGACCTTCGAGTCGGCGAGCGTCGCCAAGTTCTACGAATCGGTGTTCGGCTACCGGCAGGAGGCGGAGGTCTCCGCCGACTTCGACTACGTGACCCTGCACAGCGACGGGCGGCCGGTCGCCGGCATCCACGGCGTGGGCGGCGCGCTGCCCCGGGACCGGGGGCCGCACTGGGTGACCTACTTCGAGGTGGCCGACCTGGCGGAGGCGCTGGAGCGTCTGGCCGACCTGGGCGGCCATGTCCTCAGACCGGCGCGGGACGGCGTGCGCGGCCACACGGCCATGGTGGCCGATCCGGAGGGCGCGCGCTTCTCGCTGCTCCAGAGTGCGCGCTGA
- a CDS encoding M23 family metallopeptidase: MAFTRATGKHRRPSRMQRTTARAAGVAALTTTGVIGTVAAPAFAAEPAPEQTGLTPVVTIGDSIADQIDAQAAAQQHAAEEAALRKMAEEAARERAAEAAEEAKEAAEKAREAKERAAREAERKRLNTFVMPIAGSYVSTGYQAGSSLWSSGSHTGVDFHAASGTPVHAVGAATVVEAGWGGAYGNQVVLKMHDGTYTQYGHLSSIAVSVGQTVTAGQQIGLSGATGNVTGPHLHFEARMSPEYGSDVDPVAYLRAHGVSL; this comes from the coding sequence ATGGCGTTCACGCGCGCCACCGGGAAGCACCGCCGTCCCAGCCGGATGCAGCGCACCACCGCCCGCGCGGCGGGTGTCGCGGCCCTCACCACCACCGGCGTCATCGGCACCGTGGCGGCTCCGGCGTTCGCAGCCGAGCCGGCTCCCGAGCAGACCGGTCTGACCCCGGTCGTCACCATCGGTGACTCCATCGCCGACCAGATCGACGCCCAGGCCGCCGCGCAGCAGCACGCCGCCGAGGAGGCCGCCCTGCGCAAGATGGCCGAGGAGGCCGCGCGCGAGCGGGCCGCCGAGGCCGCCGAGGAGGCGAAGGAGGCCGCCGAGAAGGCCCGCGAGGCCAAGGAGCGCGCCGCCCGCGAGGCCGAGCGCAAGCGGCTCAACACCTTCGTGATGCCGATCGCCGGTTCCTACGTCTCCACCGGCTACCAGGCCGGCAGCTCCCTGTGGTCCTCGGGCAGCCACACCGGCGTCGACTTCCACGCCGCGAGCGGCACCCCCGTCCACGCCGTCGGTGCCGCCACGGTCGTCGAGGCCGGCTGGGGCGGCGCGTACGGCAATCAGGTCGTCCTCAAGATGCACGACGGCACCTACACCCAGTACGGCCACCTCTCCTCCATCGCGGTTTCCGTGGGCCAGACCGTCACCGCGGGCCAGCAGATCGGCCTGTCCGGCGCCACCGGCAACGTGACCGGGCCGCACCTGCACTTCGAGGCGCGCATGTCGCCCGAGTACGGCTCCGACGTCGACCCGGTCGCCTACCTCCGCGCGCACGGCGTGTCCCTCTGA
- a CDS encoding sulfurtransferase has protein sequence MNAIISASELAGDLAGARPPVLLDVRWQLSLAKAAGAPGFDGRAEYAAGHLPGAVFVDLDRELAAAPGRGGRHPLPDLAEFGAAMRRAGVSAGRPVVVYDGGQGWAAARAWWLLRWTGHPDVRVLDGGLPSWQGPLTTDTPDPAPGDFEPVAGAGGLLDADAAAALARSGVLFDARAGERYRGEVEPIDRVGGHIPGAVSAPTTENVAPDGRFLPAEELRARFEALGAVEGTEVGVYCGSGVSAAHEVLALAVAGIPAALYVGSWSEWSSDPARPVAVGPNPR, from the coding sequence ATGAACGCCATCATCTCCGCATCCGAACTCGCCGGCGACCTGGCGGGTGCCCGGCCGCCGGTCCTGCTGGACGTCCGCTGGCAGCTCAGTCTCGCCAAGGCGGCCGGTGCGCCGGGCTTCGACGGCCGTGCCGAGTACGCGGCCGGGCACCTCCCCGGCGCGGTCTTCGTCGACCTGGACCGGGAGCTCGCCGCCGCGCCCGGCCGGGGCGGCCGGCACCCGCTGCCCGACCTCGCGGAGTTCGGTGCCGCCATGCGCCGGGCGGGTGTGTCCGCCGGCCGCCCGGTCGTCGTGTACGACGGCGGGCAGGGCTGGGCGGCGGCCCGCGCCTGGTGGCTGCTGCGCTGGACGGGTCACCCGGACGTCCGGGTCCTCGACGGCGGGCTGCCGTCCTGGCAGGGGCCGCTGACGACGGACACGCCCGATCCGGCGCCGGGCGACTTCGAGCCGGTCGCGGGGGCGGGCGGGCTCCTCGACGCGGACGCGGCGGCGGCGCTGGCGCGGTCCGGGGTGCTGTTCGACGCGCGGGCGGGGGAGCGGTACCGGGGTGAGGTCGAGCCGATCGACCGGGTCGGCGGGCACATCCCGGGTGCCGTCTCCGCGCCGACGACCGAGAACGTGGCGCCGGACGGCCGGTTCCTGCCCGCCGAAGAGCTGCGCGCGCGGTTCGAGGCGCTGGGCGCGGTCGAGGGCACCGAGGTCGGGGTCTACTGCGGCTCGGGTGTCTCCGCGGCCCATGAGGTGCTGGCACTGGCGGTGGCGGGCATCCCGGCGGCGCTGTACGTCGGCTCGTGGTCGGAGTGGTCGTCGGATCCCGCGCGGCCGGTCGCCGTGGGACCCAACCCCCGGTAG
- a CDS encoding DUF5998 family protein yields MDGMAKTSTTTQGLRAAIERSGYYPALVAEAVEAAVGGEPIRSYLVHQETTFDQNEVRRHVTVLVLTDNRFIVSHTDEQGADDTSPTPYATTSTESVKLSRISSIVVSRVVANPEQYTPGRLPREVVLTIGWGAVSRIDLEPAACGDPNCEADHGYTGSSTADDLSLRVSEAGDGPETVRQALSFAQALSEATADTGR; encoded by the coding sequence ATGGACGGCATGGCCAAGACCAGTACGACGACCCAGGGGCTGCGTGCGGCGATCGAGCGCAGCGGCTACTACCCGGCCCTCGTGGCCGAGGCGGTGGAGGCCGCTGTGGGTGGCGAGCCCATCCGGTCGTACCTGGTCCACCAGGAGACCACCTTCGACCAGAACGAGGTCCGCCGGCACGTGACCGTGCTGGTCCTCACCGACAACCGCTTCATCGTCAGCCACACCGACGAGCAGGGCGCCGACGACACCTCCCCGACGCCGTACGCCACCACGTCCACGGAGTCCGTCAAGCTCAGCCGGATCTCGTCGATCGTGGTCAGCCGCGTGGTCGCCAACCCGGAGCAGTACACCCCGGGCCGGCTGCCCCGCGAGGTCGTGCTGACCATCGGCTGGGGCGCCGTCTCCCGCATCGACCTGGAGCCGGCCGCCTGCGGCGACCCGAACTGCGAGGCCGACCACGGCTACACGGGCAGCTCGACGGCCGACGACCTCAGCCTGCGCGTCAGCGAGGCCGGCGACGGGCCGGAAACGGTGCGCCAGGCGCTGTCCTTCGCCCAGGCCCTCTCCGAGGCGACCGCGGACACCGGCCGCTGA
- a CDS encoding M16 family metallopeptidase: MTELATMDFHPQPQAGEPKPWAFPAPERGTLANGLTVLRCHRPGQQVVAVEVLLNAPLEAEPAGLDGVATIMARAFSEGTDKHSAEEFAAELERCGATLDAHADHPGVRLSLEVPASRLAKALGLIADALRAPAFADSEVERLVRNRLDEIPHELANPSRRAAKELSKELFPADSRMSRPRQGTEETVANIDSAAVRAFYERHVRPATATAVVVGDLTGVDLDALLGDTLGAWTGSPAEPRPVPPVVADDTGRVVIVDRPGAVQTQLLIGRTGPDRHDRVWPAQVLGTYCLGGTLTSRLDRVLREEKGYTYGVRAFGQVLRSAPDGTGAAMLAISGSVDTPNTGPALEDLWTVLRTLAAEGLTDAERDVAVQNLVGVAPLKYETAAAVAGTLADQVEQHLPDDYQAELYRQLATTGTVEATAAVVNAFPVDRLVTVLVGDAAQIKAPVEALGIGEVTVVAAE, encoded by the coding sequence GTGACCGAGCTCGCCACGATGGACTTCCACCCCCAGCCGCAGGCCGGCGAGCCCAAGCCGTGGGCGTTCCCGGCCCCCGAGCGCGGGACGCTGGCCAACGGACTGACGGTCCTGCGCTGCCACCGCCCCGGCCAGCAGGTCGTGGCCGTGGAAGTGCTGCTGAACGCGCCGTTGGAGGCCGAGCCGGCCGGTCTCGACGGTGTCGCCACGATCATGGCGCGGGCCTTCTCGGAGGGCACCGACAAGCATTCCGCCGAGGAGTTCGCCGCCGAGCTGGAGCGCTGCGGCGCCACCCTGGACGCGCACGCCGACCACCCGGGCGTGCGGCTGAGCCTGGAGGTGCCCGCCTCCCGCCTGGCCAAGGCGCTCGGCCTGATCGCCGACGCCCTGCGGGCGCCCGCCTTCGCCGACAGCGAGGTCGAGCGGCTCGTGCGCAACCGCCTCGACGAGATCCCGCACGAGCTGGCCAATCCTTCCCGCCGGGCCGCCAAGGAGCTCTCCAAGGAGCTCTTCCCGGCCGATTCGCGCATGTCTCGCCCCCGCCAGGGCACGGAGGAGACGGTCGCGAACATCGACTCCGCGGCCGTGCGCGCCTTCTACGAGCGGCACGTCCGCCCCGCCACGGCCACCGCCGTGGTCGTCGGCGACCTCACCGGCGTCGACCTCGACGCGCTGCTCGGCGACACCCTCGGCGCGTGGACCGGCTCCCCGGCCGAGCCGCGGCCGGTGCCCCCGGTGGTCGCGGACGACACCGGCCGGGTCGTCATCGTGGACCGCCCCGGCGCCGTCCAGACGCAGTTGCTGATCGGCCGCACCGGGCCGGACCGGCACGACCGCGTGTGGCCGGCGCAGGTGCTCGGCACCTACTGCCTCGGCGGCACCCTCACCTCCCGCCTGGACCGCGTCCTGCGCGAGGAGAAGGGCTACACCTACGGCGTGCGGGCGTTCGGCCAGGTCCTGCGGTCGGCGCCGGACGGCACGGGCGCCGCGATGCTCGCGATCAGCGGCTCCGTCGACACCCCCAACACCGGTCCCGCGCTGGAGGACCTGTGGACGGTGCTGCGCACGCTCGCCGCGGAGGGGCTCACCGACGCCGAGCGCGATGTCGCCGTGCAGAACCTGGTCGGTGTGGCGCCGCTGAAGTACGAGACCGCGGCGGCCGTCGCCGGCACACTGGCCGACCAGGTCGAGCAGCACCTCCCCGACGACTACCAGGCCGAGCTGTACCGGCAGCTCGCCACGACCGGCACCGTGGAGGCCACCGCGGCGGTCGTCAACGCCTTCCCGGTGGACCGCCTGGTGACCGTCCTCGTCGGTGACGCCGCGCAGATCAAGGCACCCGTCGAGGCCCTCGGCATCGGCGAAGTCACCGTCGTCGCGGCCGAGTAG